One stretch of Chryseobacterium indologenes DNA includes these proteins:
- a CDS encoding Crp/Fnr family transcriptional regulator, producing the protein MENLLKYIRSLTPFSDENWALLQPALCEKRYKKNELILEEGEVCKSLFYIDKGYCRAYYEIDGVTKNTNFFFENEIATNISSFGSGNPSEFNMAACEELHVVIFDKEKLFTIAEQYIEIESLGRHCIRQFASKQEEFSNLFKLYSAQERLEYLEKKYPEMLQRIPLIQLASFLGVARETLSRIRKRRISQ; encoded by the coding sequence ATGGAAAACCTCCTTAAATATATCCGTTCTCTTACTCCATTTTCAGATGAAAACTGGGCACTACTTCAACCTGCTCTCTGTGAAAAGCGATACAAGAAGAATGAATTGATACTGGAGGAAGGTGAAGTCTGTAAATCTTTATTTTATATTGATAAAGGGTATTGCAGAGCTTATTATGAAATAGATGGTGTAACAAAAAACACTAACTTTTTCTTTGAAAATGAAATAGCGACCAATATCAGCAGCTTCGGAAGTGGAAACCCTTCAGAATTCAATATGGCTGCCTGTGAGGAATTACATGTTGTAATTTTTGATAAAGAAAAGCTGTTTACCATTGCAGAGCAGTACATTGAAATAGAATCATTAGGACGACATTGCATTCGTCAGTTCGCCTCTAAACAGGAAGAATTTTCGAATTTATTTAAACTCTATTCAGCTCAGGAAAGGCTCGAATATCTTGAAAAAAAATACCCTGAAATGTTACAAAGGATTCCACTTATTCAACTTGCATCATTCCTTGGAGTAGCAAGAGAGACCTTAAGCAGAATCAGGAAACGGAGAATTTCCCAGTAA
- a CDS encoding putative glycolipid-binding domain-containing protein yields the protein MKTLIWQGIAFQSLEYFSLKENDKDMHVTSKIIGCYEDKIYTLDYQLTIDPDWNIQEFTIESEINTVKNRLTGKKYQDEWEINNVINPDFEGFNFIDISLTPFTNTLPINNLKLAENDAQEIKVIYIDVLNNLVKPVTQQYTRIASNTYHYDNLQTDFKSDIVVDENGLVVNYPKLFDKIAEM from the coding sequence ATGAAAACATTGATCTGGCAAGGAATTGCATTTCAATCTCTGGAATATTTCAGTCTTAAAGAAAATGACAAGGACATGCATGTAACCTCCAAAATTATTGGCTGTTATGAAGACAAAATCTATACCTTAGATTATCAATTAACCATTGATCCTGATTGGAATATCCAGGAATTTACAATTGAATCTGAGATTAATACAGTTAAAAATAGACTTACAGGCAAGAAATATCAGGATGAATGGGAAATCAACAATGTGATTAATCCGGATTTTGAAGGTTTTAACTTCATTGATATTTCTTTAACCCCTTTCACCAATACTTTACCCATCAATAATTTAAAACTGGCTGAAAATGACGCTCAGGAAATTAAAGTTATTTATATTGATGTTTTAAATAATCTGGTAAAACCGGTTACACAACAATATACCAGAATTGCGTCTAACACTTATCATTATGACAATCTGCAAACTGATTTTAAATCAGATATTGTAGTCGACGAAAATGGTCTTGTTGTTAATTATCCTAAACTGTTTGATAAAATAGCTGAAATGTAG
- a CDS encoding GNAT family N-acetyltransferase, with protein sequence MQLYTERLVLRDITIEDKQSIFDYRSDAEANKFQSWIPETLEEVESFIQRNNSEFNTPESWYQLLIAHKETKDVIGDIGIHFLGSENLQVELGITLNTSFQGQGYASEALKGVISFLFNDLNKHRITASIDPDNTDSIKLMERIGLRKEGHFVKSLFWKNNWVDDVIYAVLQEEWVEK encoded by the coding sequence ATGCAATTATATACAGAAAGACTAGTTTTAAGGGATATTACCATTGAAGATAAACAATCTATTTTTGATTATCGTTCGGATGCTGAAGCTAATAAGTTTCAAAGTTGGATTCCTGAGACGTTGGAAGAGGTGGAAAGCTTTATCCAAAGAAATAATAGTGAATTTAATACTCCAGAAAGTTGGTATCAGCTTCTGATCGCTCATAAAGAAACAAAAGATGTGATTGGAGATATTGGAATTCATTTTCTGGGAAGCGAAAACTTACAAGTAGAATTGGGAATCACGTTAAACACATCTTTTCAGGGACAAGGATATGCTTCTGAAGCATTAAAAGGTGTTATTAGTTTTCTTTTTAACGATTTGAACAAACACAGAATTACTGCTTCCATTGATCCTGACAATACAGATTCTATTAAATTAATGGAAAGAATTGGTTTAAGAAAAGAAGGCCATTTTGTGAAAAGTCTTTTCTGGAAAAACAATTGGGTAGATGATGTCATTTATGCGGTTCTTCAGGAAGAATGGGTTGAAAAATGA
- a CDS encoding malate dehydrogenase — translation MKVTVVGAGAVGASCAEYIAMKNFCSEVVLVDIKEGFAEGKAMDLMQTASLNGFDTKITGTTGDYSKTAGSHVAVITSGIPRKPGMTREELIGINAGIVKEVTENLVKHSPEVIIIVVSNPMDTMAYLVHKTSGLPKHKIIGMGGALDSARFKYRLAEALEAPISDVDGMVIAAHSDTGMLPLLSKATRNGVPVTEFLSEEQQKYVIEETKVGGATLTKLLGTSAWYAPGAAVSVMVQAIACDQKKMIPCSLMLEGEYGQNDICLGVPAIIGANGVESIVNVTLTAEEQLKFAEAANAVREVNGDLKF, via the coding sequence ATGAAAGTAACTGTAGTAGGTGCAGGCGCTGTAGGAGCAAGCTGTGCGGAATACATCGCGATGAAGAACTTCTGTTCAGAAGTAGTTTTGGTAGATATTAAAGAGGGGTTTGCTGAAGGTAAAGCAATGGATTTGATGCAAACAGCATCGCTTAACGGATTCGATACAAAAATTACCGGAACAACAGGAGATTATAGCAAAACTGCAGGTTCTCATGTAGCAGTAATCACTTCAGGGATTCCAAGAAAACCTGGAATGACAAGAGAAGAATTAATCGGTATCAACGCTGGTATCGTGAAAGAAGTTACTGAAAACTTAGTAAAACATTCTCCGGAAGTAATCATCATCGTTGTTTCTAACCCAATGGATACGATGGCTTATTTGGTACACAAAACTTCAGGCCTTCCTAAGCACAAAATCATCGGAATGGGTGGTGCATTAGACTCTGCAAGATTCAAATACAGATTGGCTGAAGCATTAGAAGCTCCAATTTCTGATGTTGACGGTATGGTAATCGCTGCTCACAGTGATACAGGAATGCTTCCATTATTGAGCAAAGCTACAAGAAACGGAGTTCCAGTAACTGAATTCTTAAGCGAAGAGCAACAAAAATATGTAATCGAAGAAACTAAAGTAGGGGGGGCTACCCTTACTAAATTATTAGGAACTTCTGCTTGGTATGCGCCAGGTGCAGCTGTTTCTGTAATGGTTCAGGCAATTGCTTGTGACCAAAAGAAAATGATTCCTTGTTCTTTAATGCTTGAAGGTGAATACGGTCAAAATGATATCTGCTTAGGAGTTCCTGCTATCATCGGAGCAAACGGAGTAGAATCAATTGTAAATGTAACATTGACTGCTGAAGAGCAATTGAAGTTCGCTGAAGCTGCTAATGCAGTAAGAGAAGTGAATGGAGATCTTAAATTCTAA
- a CDS encoding biliverdin-producing heme oxygenase translates to MVSEYLKQNTADYHDAAEKLFNSEKIFNKTFTLEDYKKIIHTNYLMLLHSEDKIFNSLSEKYADKLQLSERKKLSLIEKDLESLSLKNQLASHHLEFENEHEALGAMYVIEGSTLGGNVIAKQLSKTEGFDAVTFNFFGCYQENTGPMWKNFKEVLDTEVAEEKYEEVLSGAKKLYSFLLNVN, encoded by the coding sequence ATGGTATCAGAATATCTTAAACAAAATACAGCAGATTATCACGACGCAGCCGAAAAACTTTTTAATTCTGAAAAGATTTTTAATAAAACCTTCACTTTAGAAGATTATAAAAAGATCATCCATACCAATTATTTGATGCTTCTTCACAGTGAAGATAAAATATTCAATAGCCTTTCCGAAAAGTATGCTGATAAGCTTCAGCTTTCCGAAAGAAAAAAGCTTTCTCTTATCGAAAAGGACCTTGAAAGTCTTTCCCTGAAGAATCAACTGGCATCTCATCATCTTGAATTTGAAAATGAGCATGAAGCCCTGGGAGCGATGTATGTGATTGAAGGTTCTACACTGGGCGGAAATGTAATTGCTAAGCAGCTTTCTAAAACAGAAGGTTTTGATGCGGTGACTTTTAACTTTTTCGGATGCTATCAGGAAAATACCGGACCAATGTGGAAGAACTTTAAAGAGGTGCTGGATACTGAAGTGGCAGAGGAAAAGTACGAAGAAGTGCTGTCTGGTGCGAAAAAACTGTACTCATTTTTACTGAATGTCAACTAA
- a CDS encoding ATP-binding protein: MNFVECHEEPIHIPGSIQSFGYLIGIDAESYSITFFSRNISDIFKVENQDGLFGRKLTDFPESFQNIIDSDIYTSLDRFTRRENETYFDKIIINKTEYHFSVFRSGGYIFLEFEEVLINPDKRISNKYDNFYVIDDEQELWNHLLETLSKVVNYDRTMVYKFMMDGSGKVIAEKKNEEMESFLGLHYPESDIPKQARELYLKKRKRIFSNVYEETVPIVSKTRKEIDLSLSASRAMSPVHGQYLKNSGVSSSFSVSIIIDNHLWGLVTCQNIEPKHIDLEDRVQAGIFTALAANAYSSFKSKKELNYRLELNERISDLKTEFLKHNNLFDSLWENKTEIMNLPEADGLAIVSDENIITEGAVPAMNCIGRIVQWALESTSDRIYVNRSFLKNHSKELELSENAAGIIIYFIERDKNEMLIWFRKEFNEHIDWAGSPEKKIGVFSQNGEDRQMVSPRTSFRIFTENIKGHSKRWNSRNVSAVQAVRDLILETSHKNYNTIKRLNDELKKVNEELDSFSYTISHDLGTPLTVMKLNAQMLLGNLTDGSEKSKTKINTIIEEIDSMAEMMQDVLQLSRAKHSEIQLETLKTSNTIQKISDNAKITYGSPESEIIIKECPDVLADKTLLHQVFLNIINNAVKYSSHKDQPKVEIEGVEDGQTIVYRISDNGIGIPEEEKHKMFKIFNRMDNAKKFKGNGVGLSIVHRIMKRIGGNIDYESNKEGTSFILTFKKPYI; this comes from the coding sequence ATGAATTTTGTAGAATGTCACGAAGAACCTATCCATATTCCAGGCTCTATACAAAGTTTTGGTTATCTGATCGGCATTGATGCAGAGTCCTATTCCATTACTTTTTTCAGCAGGAATATCTCGGATATTTTTAAAGTCGAAAACCAGGATGGGTTATTCGGCAGAAAACTTACGGATTTCCCCGAAAGTTTTCAGAACATTATCGATTCGGATATTTACACTTCCCTGGATCGTTTTACCAGAAGGGAAAATGAAACATATTTCGATAAAATCATTATAAATAAAACAGAATACCACTTTTCTGTTTTCAGGAGTGGTGGATATATTTTCCTGGAATTTGAAGAAGTTCTGATCAATCCTGATAAAAGGATCTCCAATAAATATGATAACTTTTATGTGATTGATGATGAACAGGAACTTTGGAATCATCTTCTGGAAACGCTTTCTAAAGTAGTAAATTATGACAGGACCATGGTGTACAAGTTCATGATGGATGGCTCAGGAAAAGTTATTGCTGAGAAGAAAAATGAAGAGATGGAAAGCTTTCTCGGACTTCATTATCCTGAATCGGATATTCCGAAACAGGCACGGGAACTTTATCTTAAGAAAAGGAAAAGAATATTCAGTAATGTCTATGAAGAGACGGTTCCTATTGTAAGCAAAACCAGAAAAGAGATTGACTTAAGCCTTTCCGCATCAAGGGCCATGTCTCCTGTTCATGGGCAATATCTTAAAAATTCAGGAGTTTCTTCCAGCTTCAGTGTGTCCATAATTATTGATAATCATCTTTGGGGACTGGTGACCTGTCAAAACATAGAACCCAAGCATATTGATCTTGAAGACAGAGTACAGGCTGGAATTTTTACCGCATTGGCGGCGAATGCTTATTCCTCTTTTAAATCAAAAAAAGAACTGAATTACCGTCTTGAACTGAATGAAAGAATTTCTGATCTTAAAACGGAATTTTTAAAACATAATAATTTATTTGATTCTCTGTGGGAAAATAAAACAGAAATCATGAACTTACCGGAAGCAGACGGTCTTGCTATTGTTTCTGATGAAAATATAATCACTGAAGGAGCAGTTCCTGCAATGAATTGTATTGGTAGGATTGTACAATGGGCGTTGGAAAGTACAAGTGACAGAATTTATGTTAACCGTAGTTTTCTTAAAAACCATAGTAAGGAACTTGAATTATCAGAAAATGCAGCCGGAATTATCATTTATTTTATTGAAAGAGATAAAAATGAAATGCTGATCTGGTTTCGTAAAGAGTTTAATGAGCATATTGACTGGGCAGGAAGTCCGGAAAAGAAAATAGGGGTGTTTTCTCAAAATGGAGAAGATAGACAGATGGTTTCTCCAAGAACTTCATTCCGTATTTTTACAGAAAATATTAAAGGGCATTCCAAGAGATGGAATTCAAGAAATGTTAGCGCAGTACAGGCCGTAAGGGATCTTATTTTAGAAACTTCTCATAAGAATTATAACACGATCAAAAGACTTAATGATGAGCTTAAAAAGGTGAATGAAGAACTGGATAGTTTTTCTTATACCATTTCTCATGATCTGGGAACTCCTTTGACCGTTATGAAACTGAACGCCCAAATGCTTTTGGGAAATCTTACTGACGGTTCTGAAAAGAGTAAAACCAAGATTAATACGATCATTGAGGAGATCGACAGTATGGCTGAAATGATGCAGGATGTCTTGCAGCTCAGCAGAGCCAAACACAGCGAAATACAGCTTGAAACCCTGAAAACCAGTAATACAATTCAAAAGATTTCAGATAATGCGAAGATCACTTACGGAAGCCCGGAAAGTGAAATTATTATTAAAGAATGTCCTGATGTTCTGGCAGATAAGACATTGCTTCATCAGGTATTTCTGAATATTATTAATAATGCGGTGAAATACTCTTCTCATAAAGATCAGCCCAAAGTGGAAATTGAGGGAGTTGAAGATGGGCAAACCATTGTTTACAGAATTTCAGATAACGGAATTGGGATTCCTGAAGAGGAAAAACATAAGATGTTTAAAATCTTCAACCGAATGGATAATGCGAAGAAATTCAAAGGAAACGGGGTAGGGCTATCTATTGTGCATCGTATCATGAAAAGGATAGGAGGAAATATAGATTATGAGAGCAATAAAGAAGGTACTTCATTCATTTTAACGTTCAAAAAGCCTTACATTTGA
- a CDS encoding linear amide C-N hydrolase → MKKFPLILFSLVLSIGLWNPSEACTRVVYKGPENTILTARSMDWRDEIPANLWVFPKGIDRSGQTGPKSVKWTSKYGSIISSSWDIASADGMNEKGLVANMLWLGESQYPKFDPKGSKKGLAISLWAQYYLDNFSTVKEAVEFSKKEPFVVVSDYIPGTERFTTIHLSLSDATGDNAVFEYINGKLVIHHDPSYTVMTNSPIFEEQLALNNYWKGIPGTVMLPGTNRAADRFVRASYYINAIPKTADPRTAVASVFGVIRNCSVPYGISSPTEPNISSTRWRSVSDQKNLVYYFETVFTPNTFWVDLKDFDLSTKGKVMKLDLSNYQTYNGKSNTHFKETPSFKFLGLE, encoded by the coding sequence ATGAAAAAGTTCCCATTAATTTTATTTTCTCTTGTCCTTTCAATAGGATTATGGAATCCATCAGAAGCGTGTACCCGTGTAGTTTACAAAGGTCCGGAAAACACAATTCTTACAGCCCGTTCTATGGATTGGCGTGATGAAATCCCAGCTAATCTCTGGGTTTTTCCGAAAGGAATAGACCGCAGTGGTCAAACCGGTCCTAAATCTGTAAAATGGACCTCCAAATATGGAAGCATTATCAGCTCTAGCTGGGATATTGCTTCTGCAGACGGAATGAACGAAAAAGGATTGGTAGCGAATATGCTATGGTTAGGAGAATCTCAATATCCAAAATTTGACCCTAAAGGAAGCAAAAAGGGACTTGCTATCTCTTTATGGGCACAGTATTATCTTGATAACTTCTCAACAGTGAAAGAAGCAGTAGAATTTTCAAAAAAAGAACCATTCGTTGTTGTAAGCGATTATATTCCGGGAACCGAAAGATTTACAACCATACACCTTTCTCTTTCTGATGCTACCGGAGATAATGCAGTATTCGAATATATTAACGGAAAGCTGGTTATTCACCATGATCCATCATACACGGTAATGACCAATTCTCCTATTTTTGAAGAGCAGCTTGCTCTTAATAATTACTGGAAAGGAATTCCTGGAACAGTGATGCTTCCGGGAACTAACCGTGCTGCCGATCGTTTTGTAAGAGCTTCTTATTATATTAATGCCATTCCAAAAACTGCTGATCCCCGTACTGCTGTAGCCAGTGTATTCGGTGTCATAAGAAACTGTTCTGTACCTTACGGTATTTCCTCACCTACCGAGCCTAATATTTCTTCTACAAGATGGCGTTCTGTTTCGGATCAGAAAAACCTGGTGTATTATTTTGAAACCGTTTTTACCCCCAACACATTCTGGGTTGATCTTAAAGATTTCGATCTGAGTACAAAAGGAAAAGTGATGAAACTGGACCTGAGTAATTATCAGACCTATAACGGTAAATCAAATACCCATTTCAAAGAAACTCCATCTTTTAAATTTCTAGGCTTAGAATAA
- a CDS encoding porin, translated as MAFFSLKKRSLILCILMGWFSANAQIQDSLQTTPQPQEEDNVKYPQLQIKGLFQARYLVGMSKDVDVNGLHHSDGSGTSNNFMLKYMRVQVRAQISKRTEVVALANLADFKNDPKSRVLENAYLKYTFSPKLAFTVGQFRPWFGIEETYPIDIIKSLDWSNQYSEFGKLGWTSFQIGLSATGQVKLGEIPLQYAVSVVNGNGKNQINDNDNGKQYSTRLLFGLSKKYNFNVGLNGGIGEVFSKKVYAVGIDLSSMIHFDPKWSLDMQLEAKQATNHVLYNSIAPEIRPDNPDQYLVRGAYFLPNLRYEINHKNLSAFELSCRYEYLDTNFRMAPNPRQTITPMVGLEFLKNYGARIQLGVQFDRYKYQVENTNQYNNNLFIVQVQSRF; from the coding sequence ATGGCCTTTTTTTCATTAAAAAAAAGAAGTTTGATCCTATGCATACTCATGGGCTGGTTTTCAGCCAATGCGCAGATACAGGATTCTCTACAGACCACACCACAACCACAGGAAGAAGATAACGTGAAATATCCTCAGCTTCAGATCAAAGGCCTTTTTCAGGCACGCTATCTGGTAGGAATGAGCAAAGATGTTGATGTAAACGGCCTTCATCATTCTGACGGATCAGGAACCAGCAATAATTTCATGTTAAAATACATGAGAGTTCAGGTAAGAGCACAGATCAGTAAACGTACTGAAGTTGTGGCGTTGGCTAACCTTGCCGATTTTAAAAATGATCCTAAAAGCAGAGTTCTTGAAAATGCCTACCTGAAGTATACTTTCAGTCCCAAGTTGGCATTTACAGTAGGACAGTTCAGACCCTGGTTCGGTATTGAAGAAACTTATCCTATTGATATTATCAAATCCCTGGATTGGTCTAATCAGTATTCTGAATTCGGGAAACTGGGCTGGACAAGCTTCCAGATCGGACTTTCTGCTACTGGACAGGTAAAACTAGGAGAAATTCCACTCCAATATGCAGTGTCTGTTGTGAATGGAAACGGTAAAAACCAGATCAATGATAATGACAACGGAAAACAATATTCTACCCGTTTACTTTTCGGGTTATCCAAGAAATATAATTTCAATGTGGGACTGAATGGTGGTATTGGAGAAGTGTTCAGCAAAAAAGTATATGCTGTAGGGATTGACCTTAGCTCCATGATTCATTTTGATCCAAAATGGAGCCTCGATATGCAACTGGAAGCTAAACAGGCAACCAATCACGTTCTGTATAACTCCATAGCTCCTGAAATAAGACCCGATAATCCGGATCAATACCTGGTTCGAGGGGCTTATTTCCTTCCGAATTTAAGGTATGAGATCAATCACAAAAATCTCAGTGCTTTTGAATTGTCTTGCCGGTATGAGTATCTGGACACCAACTTCAGAATGGCTCCCAATCCTAGACAGACCATTACCCCAATGGTTGGGCTTGAGTTCCTGAAAAACTATGGAGCAAGAATTCAGCTGGGAGTACAATTTGACCGCTATAAATATCAGGTAGAAAACACAAATCAATACAATAACAACCTGTTCATTGTACAGGTACAAAGTAGATTTTAA
- a CDS encoding anion permease translates to MKEINIKNVAITFVVALIIWFIPAPEGVAQNAWHLFAIFAATILGIILKAAPMGTMCMMAIGFTALTQVVAPGDAGKSITKALSGFGDKVIWLIGISFFIARGFIKTGLGNRIAFLFIRVFGKSSLGLAYGLGLADVCLAPAIPSNTARGGGIIYPIMKSMAISFDSVPEKPETHRKLGSFLTLNSYYMNLIASSMFLTGTASNPMCQKFAANLGIDITWMSWAAAGFVPGLVAFFIVPLVLYKLYPPELKKTGDAPKMAAQKLKEMGPISRNEWLMLLAFFILLFLWIFGGALSIDATTTAFIGLTLLLLTSVLTWEDVKGEKGAWDTIVWFAVLVMMASSLNELGFIGWFSNLIKIQIGGLSWQVAFPVIIVVYFFSHYIFASATAHVAAMYAALLGVGVSLGIPPMLLAMMLGFMGSIYGVLTHYGHGPAPVFFGSGYVDLKAWWLRGLEIGIVLLIIYMVVGGLWMKVLGYY, encoded by the coding sequence ATGAAAGAAATTAATATTAAAAACGTTGCGATCACATTTGTCGTTGCGCTAATCATCTGGTTCATTCCGGCACCTGAAGGTGTTGCCCAGAATGCGTGGCATTTGTTCGCCATTTTTGCAGCAACCATTTTAGGAATTATTCTAAAAGCAGCCCCTATGGGAACGATGTGTATGATGGCCATCGGATTTACAGCACTTACACAGGTTGTGGCTCCAGGAGATGCCGGAAAATCAATTACCAAAGCGCTTTCCGGATTTGGAGATAAAGTGATCTGGCTGATCGGGATTTCATTCTTTATTGCCAGAGGATTTATCAAAACTGGGCTTGGAAACCGTATTGCTTTCCTATTCATCAGAGTTTTTGGGAAAAGTTCACTGGGATTAGCTTACGGATTAGGGCTTGCAGATGTCTGTCTTGCTCCGGCTATTCCGAGTAACACCGCAAGAGGAGGAGGAATTATCTACCCGATTATGAAATCTATGGCGATAAGCTTTGATTCCGTTCCTGAAAAACCGGAAACTCATAGAAAACTGGGGTCATTTCTAACATTGAACAGTTACTATATGAACCTGATTGCTTCTTCTATGTTCTTAACCGGAACCGCCAGTAACCCGATGTGTCAGAAATTTGCGGCCAATCTTGGAATTGATATTACATGGATGTCATGGGCTGCAGCAGGTTTTGTACCGGGTTTGGTGGCGTTCTTCATTGTTCCTTTGGTTTTATACAAATTATACCCACCTGAATTGAAAAAAACAGGGGATGCTCCCAAAATGGCAGCACAGAAATTAAAAGAAATGGGGCCTATTTCCAGAAACGAATGGTTGATGTTATTAGCATTCTTCATCCTTTTGTTCCTTTGGATCTTTGGAGGAGCACTTTCTATTGATGCTACCACTACAGCATTTATCGGATTAACATTATTACTGTTAACCTCAGTATTAACCTGGGAAGATGTAAAAGGTGAAAAAGGTGCCTGGGATACCATCGTTTGGTTCGCTGTTTTAGTGATGATGGCAAGTTCATTGAATGAATTGGGTTTCATTGGCTGGTTCAGTAACCTTATCAAAATTCAGATTGGTGGATTGAGCTGGCAGGTAGCTTTCCCGGTTATTATTGTTGTTTATTTCTTCAGTCACTATATTTTCGCCAGTGCTACTGCTCACGTAGCAGCTATGTATGCAGCCCTTTTGGGAGTTGGTGTATCTTTAGGAATTCCGCCTATGCTTTTAGCAATGATGCTGGGTTTCATGGGATCTATTTATGGAGTGCTTACTCATTATGGGCACGGTCCGGCTCCGGTATTCTTCGGTAGTGGCTATGTAGATCTGAAAGCCTGGTGGCTTCGAGGCCTTGAAATAGGAATTGTACTTTTAATCATCTATATGGTTGTAGGAGGTCTATGGATGAAAGTTTTAGGATATTATTAA
- a CDS encoding succinate dehydrogenase cytochrome b subunit, producing MLSTLLRKMLMCLTGLFLGFFLLIHFLGNLQLFLPQEQAHLQFNAYSHFLSGNIIIKIVSYVLYASIILHAVDGLLITLKNKKSGGHYQNDRRGRASKWASRNMGILGTLILIFLVIHFQNFWYVYKFGNPPLDENGNKDLYILVVTVFKEWWYVIIYVLSMIALCYHLIHGLYSSVRTLGLYHPKFVKWVKIIGTAYSIIISLGFALMPVYVFFTYH from the coding sequence ATGTTATCAACATTGTTAAGAAAAATGCTGATGTGCCTTACAGGACTCTTTTTGGGATTCTTCCTGTTGATTCATTTCCTCGGAAATCTTCAGCTTTTTCTCCCCCAGGAGCAGGCTCATCTTCAATTCAATGCCTATTCGCATTTTTTATCAGGAAATATCATCATCAAAATAGTTTCTTATGTTTTGTATGCCAGTATCATTCTTCATGCTGTAGATGGATTACTGATTACCCTGAAAAATAAAAAATCAGGAGGTCATTATCAGAACGACAGGCGCGGAAGAGCCAGTAAATGGGCTTCCAGAAATATGGGTATCCTCGGAACATTGATCCTGATCTTCCTGGTGATTCATTTCCAGAACTTCTGGTATGTTTATAAGTTTGGAAATCCACCATTGGATGAGAATGGAAATAAAGACTTATATATTTTGGTAGTAACGGTGTTTAAAGAATGGTGGTATGTGATTATTTATGTGCTTTCTATGATTGCCTTATGCTATCACCTGATCCACGGACTATACAGCTCCGTAAGAACACTTGGATTATACCATCCTAAGTTCGTGAAATGGGTTAAAATCATTGGAACAGCCTACTCTATCATTATCAGTTTAGGTTTTGCCCTTATGCCTGTTTATGTATTCTTTACTTATCATTAA